The following coding sequences are from one Wenzhouxiangella sp. AB-CW3 window:
- a CDS encoding efflux RND transporter periplasmic adaptor subunit: MDVQRSRRSSRKLARYLVPAVLVVVLAGLALTAWSLQSRPPAIDADRIWTGEVRHDEMLREVSAAGRLTARETRAVTNRNDGVVERIAVLPGDGVQPGSLLVEMSSPQLEDALAEARWELAEANAEHVLQVAEADNRRLDLVAQAVAAESEYTSKKMVLEAQQELGERGVYSEIEIERTRLSVEQLHRRMEAEQARLERFPESLKAEQQASEARLNRLRERVERLESNVEALSIVASHPGVVREINVEEGEQLVAGIAVARIVNTEDLVARVRVSERDAALVAPGLPATLEIGRHVHAGQVMRVEPTVRDRSVTVDIALGEEAAKGLRPELSVTARIELERVEDTLVVERPVGLSSEATTLTVFRLDPSGDRAERRQIELGRMSSREIEVVNGLVAGDRIILADLTEWADQPVLRIR, encoded by the coding sequence ATGGATGTACAACGATCTCGTCGCTCTTCCCGAAAACTTGCCCGCTACCTGGTGCCGGCGGTGCTGGTTGTGGTGCTGGCCGGCCTGGCCTTGACGGCCTGGAGTCTGCAATCACGTCCGCCGGCAATCGATGCCGACCGGATCTGGACTGGCGAAGTGCGACATGACGAAATGCTGCGAGAAGTGTCGGCTGCAGGTCGTCTGACAGCCCGGGAAACGCGAGCGGTCACCAATCGCAACGACGGCGTGGTCGAACGCATTGCGGTCTTGCCTGGCGATGGCGTGCAGCCGGGTTCGCTGCTGGTGGAGATGTCCAGTCCCCAGCTTGAGGATGCATTGGCCGAAGCGCGCTGGGAACTGGCCGAGGCCAATGCCGAGCACGTATTGCAAGTTGCCGAAGCAGACAATCGGCGTCTTGATCTCGTGGCCCAGGCGGTTGCGGCCGAGTCGGAGTACACCTCAAAGAAGATGGTGCTCGAAGCCCAGCAGGAGCTGGGCGAGCGGGGGGTGTACTCTGAAATCGAGATCGAACGGACGCGCCTGAGCGTCGAACAGCTTCACCGCAGAATGGAGGCCGAACAGGCCCGCCTGGAGCGCTTCCCCGAAAGCCTGAAGGCGGAACAGCAGGCATCCGAGGCCCGCCTGAATCGCCTGCGGGAAAGGGTAGAGCGGCTCGAGTCCAACGTCGAGGCGTTGAGTATCGTGGCCAGTCATCCGGGCGTGGTGCGCGAAATCAATGTCGAGGAGGGGGAGCAGTTGGTCGCCGGCATCGCCGTGGCGCGCATCGTCAATACCGAAGACCTGGTCGCCCGTGTTCGCGTTTCCGAGCGTGATGCAGCCCTGGTAGCGCCCGGATTGCCAGCCACGCTGGAGATCGGACGGCACGTTCATGCCGGCCAAGTGATGCGTGTTGAGCCAACCGTGCGTGATCGATCGGTCACGGTTGATATCGCTCTGGGCGAGGAGGCCGCGAAAGGGCTGCGCCCGGAGTTGAGCGTTACCGCGCGCATCGAACTGGAGCGGGTCGAGGACACGCTGGTTGTCGAGCGTCCGGTCGGGCTCAGCAGTGAGGCGACCACGCTGACGGTGTTCCGACTCGACCCCTCCGGTGATCGGGCAGAGCGCCGCCAGATCGAACTGGGTCGGATGTCGAGTCGGGAAATCGAGGTGGTCAATGGCCTGGTGGCAGGAGACCGCATCATTCTGGCCGACCTGACCGAATGGGCCGATCAACCGGTCTTGAGGATACGCTGA
- a CDS encoding TrkH family potassium uptake protein, with protein MNAYAPVQRIVAVLLGFLSLGFVPSLIFAMVNDDGAAWAFVTSLVVVVVVAALLYWPVRRANRDLRVRDGFLVVVACWGAVCLAGSLPFILALDASLAEAVFESTSGITTTGATVFSGIDHMPISIRWYRQQLQWMGGLGIIVLAVAILPMLRIGGMQVYKAEVTGPVKESRLTPRIAETAKALWLIYIGLTAICAAAYWAAGMSLFDAVTHSFSTIATAGFSTYDDSIGHFDSALIDWLVVFFIFVASLNFALHFLALRRATAQVYLRDPELKLFAILLLVVSAIATVLLWQQHVFGSFWESLRYAVFHAVSYTTTTGFATDAVYLWPGMLPLLLLLVSAFGGCAGATTGGFKIVRVYLLTKQGIRELQRLIHPRAVVPLKLGGRTLDQEVANAVWGFVSLYIVCVVALTLIVAGIEHDLVTAVSVVFSAMNNLGPALGEAGANWGSLNDTTKWLMSFAMLLGRLEIFTILVLLTPAYWKH; from the coding sequence ATGAACGCCTACGCCCCGGTTCAGCGAATCGTTGCCGTCTTGCTTGGGTTTCTGAGCCTGGGCTTCGTGCCATCGCTGATTTTCGCCATGGTCAACGACGATGGAGCGGCTTGGGCGTTCGTGACCAGCCTGGTGGTCGTTGTCGTTGTGGCGGCGCTCCTTTATTGGCCGGTGCGCCGCGCCAACCGCGACCTGCGCGTGCGCGACGGATTCCTGGTGGTGGTGGCGTGCTGGGGCGCGGTCTGCCTGGCCGGTTCCCTGCCATTCATCCTTGCCCTGGATGCCAGCCTGGCCGAAGCCGTTTTCGAGTCCACCTCCGGTATCACGACGACCGGTGCAACCGTATTTTCCGGTATCGACCACATGCCGATCTCGATTCGCTGGTACCGCCAGCAACTGCAATGGATGGGAGGTCTGGGTATCATCGTGCTGGCCGTGGCCATCCTGCCCATGCTGCGCATCGGTGGCATGCAGGTCTACAAGGCCGAGGTCACAGGCCCGGTCAAGGAAAGCCGGCTGACACCGCGCATTGCTGAAACCGCCAAAGCGCTGTGGCTGATCTATATCGGGCTGACCGCGATTTGTGCAGCGGCTTACTGGGCTGCCGGAATGAGCCTGTTCGATGCTGTCACCCACAGTTTCTCGACCATCGCCACGGCCGGCTTTTCAACCTATGACGACTCCATCGGCCACTTCGACAGCGCGCTGATCGACTGGCTGGTGGTATTTTTCATCTTCGTTGCCAGTCTAAATTTCGCCTTGCACTTTCTGGCACTGCGGCGAGCCACCGCCCAGGTCTATCTTCGCGACCCGGAACTGAAGCTGTTTGCCATCCTGCTGTTGGTGGTTTCGGCCATCGCCACCGTGCTGTTGTGGCAGCAGCATGTGTTTGGCAGCTTCTGGGAGTCGCTTCGCTATGCCGTTTTTCACGCCGTTTCCTACACCACCACGACCGGATTCGCCACCGACGCGGTCTATCTCTGGCCCGGCATGCTGCCGCTGCTCCTGTTGCTGGTCAGCGCCTTCGGCGGCTGTGCCGGCGCCACCACCGGTGGCTTCAAGATCGTGCGCGTCTACCTGTTGACCAAGCAGGGCATTCGTGAACTGCAACGCCTGATTCACCCACGCGCCGTGGTGCCCCTCAAGCTCGGTGGCCGCACGCTCGATCAGGAAGTGGCCAACGCGGTGTGGGGCTTTGTCTCCCTCTACATCGTCTGCGTCGTGGCGCTCACCCTGATCGTTGCCGGCATCGAGCACGACCTGGTCACCGCCGTATCCGTCGTGTTCTCCGCCATGAACAATCTCGGCCCCGCCCTGGGCGAAGCGGGTGCCAACTGGGGCAGCCTCAACGACACGACCAAGTGGCTCATGAGCTTCGCCATGCTGCTAGGCAGACTGGAAATCTTCACCATCCTGGTGCTGCTGACCCCGGCGTATTGGAAGCACTAA
- the dtd gene encoding D-aminoacyl-tRNA deacylase, with protein MIGLIQRVSGASVDSEGERLGSIGPGLLVLVGFRKGDRSERIPRFVERLINYRVFPDEAGRMNRSLQDIGGGLLLVPQFTLAADTNSGNRPSFTPAAPPEEGRALFDQVLERAASIWPHTAAGRFGADMQVRLVNDGPVTFWIEVE; from the coding sequence ATGATCGGTTTGATCCAGCGGGTCAGTGGCGCCAGCGTGGACAGCGAAGGCGAACGACTGGGCAGCATTGGCCCCGGCCTGCTGGTGCTGGTCGGGTTTCGCAAGGGCGACCGGTCCGAGCGCATACCGCGTTTCGTCGAGCGCTTGATCAACTACCGCGTTTTCCCCGATGAAGCCGGACGCATGAATCGCAGCCTGCAGGATATCGGCGGTGGATTGCTGCTGGTGCCGCAATTCACGCTGGCTGCCGACACTAATTCCGGCAACCGCCCCAGCTTCACCCCGGCCGCGCCCCCTGAAGAAGGCCGCGCCCTGTTCGATCAGGTCCTGGAACGTGCCGCATCCATCTGGCCCCACACCGCCGCCGGTCGCTTCGGCGCCGACATGCAGGTAAGGCTGGTCAACGACGGGCCGGTGACGTTCTGGATTGAGGTGGAGTGA
- a CDS encoding lytic transglycosylase domain-containing protein: protein MTVLRVSLLLVFSLATVIQVRAETRDIEVPLQIDLRYLHEVVVQALDLDADGRGELIADACNRVGLTEPELAAGQTALDLSLAVNVHSGAKAFGRCTGPRPIEARFHVRLEPGVDATGRAVVFEPVGAEIRRADGSAGLLARAASQLADRLIVPRLDAIEINVSGPLVAIDDLVMHFMPATTARPSPLADRAHLAHVEVDRNGLAAALALTLHALPDAEVHTEAPLDDAELTEWQRIEDELDGFLTAIIVHLADAVDMRDLQLDLLGVLIDSRHRIAEALREDSDSDQVEALFLQAWDALRPLFRQLDALAISDDVDLRLAGFLAAGDALTAVQALGPEYGLEVSRDGLRRLARLLLAEQAPARFTPLPLEIDPRLQRLLGLEGVTPRTPAAARRHWLDWLIPAAHAADDSPAEALRGLVPRLAFLDDYLDLVSDLLAVEIESHLGANTRLDDAQRPLFDPLVRATAWKESCWRHYVGRVDEPEVIRSSVGAVGMMQIMGRVWRGVYDVERLERDVQYNVAAGIEILEHYLVDYAIRRGEHEQPGGIDNLVRATYAAYNGGPSHLPRYRREDTPGRLRAIDREFWNHYQQMKTEQWPYVASCYAVGG from the coding sequence GTGACCGTTTTGCGGGTGTCATTGCTGTTGGTGTTTTCTCTGGCGACGGTCATTCAGGTTCGCGCTGAAACCCGTGATATCGAGGTGCCGCTTCAGATTGATCTGCGCTATCTGCACGAGGTTGTCGTGCAGGCGCTCGATCTCGATGCCGATGGCCGCGGCGAACTGATCGCCGATGCCTGCAATCGCGTCGGGCTGACCGAGCCCGAGCTGGCCGCCGGTCAGACGGCACTGGATCTGTCCCTGGCCGTGAACGTTCACAGCGGCGCCAAGGCCTTCGGCCGCTGCACTGGCCCGCGCCCCATTGAGGCGCGTTTCCACGTTCGTCTGGAGCCCGGAGTCGATGCGACCGGACGGGCGGTAGTATTCGAGCCGGTCGGAGCCGAGATCCGCCGTGCCGATGGCAGTGCCGGGCTGCTCGCCCGCGCCGCCAGTCAGTTGGCCGATCGGCTGATCGTGCCACGCCTGGATGCCATCGAAATCAATGTCTCGGGCCCGCTGGTGGCCATTGATGATCTGGTCATGCACTTCATGCCGGCCACGACAGCTCGACCCTCGCCGCTGGCCGATCGTGCTCATCTGGCCCATGTAGAGGTGGACCGTAACGGTCTGGCTGCCGCCCTGGCACTGACCCTGCATGCCCTGCCCGATGCCGAAGTACACACGGAGGCACCTCTGGATGATGCCGAACTGACCGAGTGGCAGCGTATCGAGGACGAACTCGATGGTTTTCTGACCGCCATCATCGTGCACCTGGCCGACGCCGTCGATATGCGCGATCTGCAACTTGATCTGCTGGGGGTGCTGATCGACAGTCGTCACCGCATTGCCGAGGCGCTAAGGGAAGACAGCGACTCCGATCAGGTCGAGGCCCTGTTCCTGCAGGCCTGGGATGCCTTGCGTCCGTTGTTCCGCCAACTGGATGCGCTCGCTATAAGCGACGATGTGGATCTGCGTCTGGCCGGGTTTCTTGCCGCTGGCGATGCCCTCACCGCAGTGCAGGCCCTGGGGCCGGAATACGGGCTGGAAGTCAGCCGCGATGGTCTGCGTCGTCTGGCCCGACTGCTGCTGGCCGAACAGGCACCGGCCCGTTTCACGCCACTGCCGCTCGAGATTGATCCGCGACTGCAACGCCTGTTGGGTCTCGAGGGCGTGACGCCCCGAACGCCGGCGGCTGCGCGCCGTCATTGGCTGGACTGGTTGATTCCGGCGGCCCATGCAGCCGACGACTCGCCGGCCGAGGCCTTGCGCGGACTGGTGCCCAGACTGGCCTTTCTTGATGATTATCTCGATCTGGTCTCGGATCTGCTCGCAGTGGAAATCGAGTCCCACCTGGGGGCCAACACGCGCCTGGACGATGCGCAACGGCCCCTGTTCGATCCCCTGGTGCGCGCCACGGCCTGGAAAGAGAGTTGCTGGCGTCACTACGTGGGCCGTGTCGACGAACCCGAAGTCATTCGCTCTTCGGTCGGTGCGGTAGGGATGATGCAGATCATGGGACGGGTCTGGCGTGGCGTCTACGACGTGGAGCGGCTGGAGCGCGATGTTCAGTACAACGTGGCCGCCGGAATCGAGATCCTCGAGCACTACCTGGTGGACTACGCGATTCGCCGGGGTGAGCACGAACAGCCCGGGGGAATCGACAACCTGGTCCGGGCCACCTATGCTGCCTACAACGGCGGCCCTTCGCACCTGCCCCGATACCGGCGCGAAGACACCCCCGGTCGCCTGCGCGCCATCGACCGCGAGTTCTGGAACCACTACCAGCAGATGAAGACCGAGCAGTGGCCATACGTGGCCAGCTGCTATGCCGTCGGAGGCTAG
- a CDS encoding tetratricopeptide repeat protein, which produces MNPEAIEKLINQGRDGYEARLAAGQARLKNGDIEKAIEHLEKATGFKPDQTMAWQELGRARNECGDAGGAREAWQRGLGAARENGDKQAEKVMVVWLRRLDKA; this is translated from the coding sequence ATGAACCCCGAAGCTATCGAAAAACTCATCAATCAGGGCCGAGACGGCTACGAGGCCAGGTTGGCGGCTGGCCAGGCGCGGTTGAAGAATGGGGATATTGAAAAGGCCATCGAGCATTTGGAAAAGGCGACTGGCTTCAAGCCCGATCAGACCATGGCCTGGCAGGAGCTGGGGCGGGCCCGTAACGAGTGCGGTGATGCCGGCGGCGCGCGCGAGGCCTGGCAGCGTGGGCTGGGCGCGGCTCGGGAAAACGGCGACAAGCAGGCAGAGAAGGTCATGGTTGTCTGGCTGCGGCGACTTGACAAGGCTTGA
- a CDS encoding lysophospholipid acyltransferase family protein: MQLLLAQLLLRLLALMPLKLLHALAVPLGWLAWRLPWRKHAVIDTNLARCFPEFDESARHRLHRQHLVEMMRLALESGAVWYWSKQRLFRHVISAEGWEHVEQHMAGGKGVLLVGAHFGNWEILPLFVSARMPFVALYKAPKRADLDAAVTTSRSRFGATLISSGSPAMRKMLAALRRGEAIGLLADQQPKQGEGVFAPLFGIPASTMTLVNRLARKTDAPVIFAHAKRITGQGWSIHFEPAGKDITAATPVEGIAPMHQWLEQIIRQHPTQYLWSYKRFSVRPPGESDFYPPRR; this comes from the coding sequence ATGCAACTTCTGCTTGCCCAACTGCTGCTGCGCCTGCTCGCGCTGATGCCGCTCAAGCTGCTGCACGCCCTGGCCGTGCCGCTGGGCTGGCTGGCCTGGCGCCTGCCGTGGCGCAAGCACGCGGTCATCGACACCAATCTTGCGCGCTGCTTTCCCGAATTCGATGAATCGGCACGCCACCGCCTGCACCGGCAGCATCTTGTCGAGATGATGCGCCTGGCCCTGGAGTCGGGCGCAGTTTGGTACTGGTCGAAGCAACGTCTGTTCCGGCACGTGATCTCCGCAGAAGGCTGGGAGCATGTCGAGCAGCACATGGCCGGCGGGAAGGGCGTGCTATTGGTCGGCGCCCACTTCGGCAACTGGGAAATTCTTCCCTTGTTCGTATCTGCTCGCATGCCCTTCGTGGCCCTGTACAAGGCCCCGAAAAGAGCCGACCTGGACGCGGCGGTCACGACCTCGCGCAGTCGCTTCGGCGCCACGCTGATTTCCAGTGGCTCGCCCGCCATGCGCAAGATGCTGGCCGCGCTGCGCCGGGGTGAGGCCATCGGCCTGCTGGCCGACCAGCAACCCAAGCAGGGCGAGGGCGTGTTCGCCCCGCTGTTCGGCATTCCGGCTTCGACCATGACACTGGTCAACCGCCTGGCGCGCAAGACCGATGCACCCGTCATATTTGCCCATGCCAAACGCATTACCGGGCAAGGCTGGAGTATTCATTTCGAACCGGCCGGAAAAGACATTACCGCGGCCACTCCCGTCGAGGGAATCGCGCCGATGCATCAATGGCTGGAACAGATCATTCGCCAGCACCCAACACAGTACCTGTGGAGTTACAAACGTTTCTCCGTGCGTCCCCCTGGCGAGAGCGACTTCTATCCGCCCCGGCGCTGA
- the trkA gene encoding Trk system potassium transporter TrkA: MQIIILGAGQVGTGMARSLSQEDFDITIVDTDAARLRELQEKLDIRTVLGHAAHPQTLIRAGIQDAELLIALTNSDETNMVACQVAYSLFSTPTKVARVRAADYLAHPELFNREHAPIDVLISPEGLVTDHIQRLIEYPGALQVLDFADGRAQLVGTRAFHDGPLVGHELRALREKLPDSVDARVAAIFRGDEPIIPKGDTVIEVDDIVFFLAAHDDIPVVMRELRRMGGPANRIMLAGGGNIGAALARRLERTHHVKLVERDANRAELIAEEVDTTIVLVGDCADEDLLHEEGIDEIDVFCALTNDDEANILSSMLAKRMGADKVITLINRPAYVDLVESDRIDVAVSPQQVTIGALLTHIRRGHMVRVHSLRHGAAEAIEAVAHGRPGQSKVVGKRIEEIELPPDTSIGGIIRGEDVIIAHHDVLIEPDDHVILFVADQRQIRRVEKLFAVDAMFV, translated from the coding sequence ATGCAGATCATCATTCTCGGGGCAGGTCAGGTCGGAACCGGCATGGCGCGCAGCCTGAGTCAGGAAGACTTCGATATCACCATCGTTGATACCGATGCTGCGCGGCTGCGCGAGCTGCAGGAAAAGCTGGATATCCGCACCGTGCTCGGGCACGCGGCCCATCCGCAGACCCTCATCCGGGCCGGCATACAGGATGCCGAACTGCTGATTGCCTTGACCAACTCCGACGAGACCAACATGGTGGCCTGCCAGGTGGCCTACTCGCTGTTCAGCACACCAACCAAGGTGGCCCGTGTGCGGGCAGCCGACTACCTGGCCCACCCCGAGCTGTTCAATCGCGAACACGCGCCCATCGATGTGCTGATCAGTCCCGAGGGCCTGGTCACCGATCATATCCAGCGCCTGATCGAGTATCCGGGCGCACTACAGGTGCTCGACTTTGCCGACGGACGGGCCCAGCTGGTCGGCACCCGCGCATTTCACGACGGGCCGCTGGTCGGTCATGAGCTCAGGGCGTTGCGCGAGAAACTCCCCGATTCCGTCGATGCTCGGGTTGCAGCCATCTTCAGGGGAGACGAGCCCATTATTCCCAAGGGCGACACCGTCATCGAAGTCGACGACATCGTTTTCTTCCTGGCCGCGCACGACGACATACCGGTGGTCATGCGCGAGCTTCGACGCATGGGAGGCCCGGCCAACCGCATCATGCTCGCCGGTGGCGGCAACATCGGTGCGGCGCTGGCGCGGCGGCTGGAACGAACCCACCACGTCAAGCTGGTCGAGCGCGATGCCAACCGTGCCGAGCTGATCGCCGAGGAGGTGGATACCACCATCGTTCTGGTCGGTGACTGTGCCGATGAAGACCTGCTGCACGAGGAGGGTATCGATGAGATCGATGTCTTCTGCGCACTGACCAATGATGACGAAGCCAATATCCTCTCGTCCATGCTGGCCAAGCGCATGGGGGCCGACAAGGTGATTACGCTGATCAATCGTCCGGCCTATGTCGACCTGGTCGAATCCGACCGCATCGACGTGGCCGTCAGCCCGCAGCAGGTCACCATTGGTGCCTTGCTGACCCATATCCGCCGCGGTCACATGGTGCGGGTTCACTCACTCAGGCACGGCGCTGCCGAGGCCATTGAAGCAGTCGCGCACGGGCGCCCGGGGCAATCGAAGGTGGTGGGCAAGCGCATCGAGGAAATCGAACTGCCACCCGATACCTCGATCGGTGGAATCATTCGCGGAGAGGACGTGATCATTGCCCACCATGATGTGCTGATCGAGCCCGATGATCACGTCATCCTGTTTGTTGCCGACCAGCGCCAGATCCGCCGGGTCGAGAAACTGTTCGCCGTCGACGCCATGTTCGTGTGA
- a CDS encoding sigma-54-dependent transcriptional regulator: protein MSAARILIVDDEPDIRELISDILGDEGHEVLTAADAAAAREMRSQHAPDLVLLDVWMPDTDGISLLREWRDAGTLECPVVMISGHGSVETAVEATRLGAYDFIEKPVSMARLMVTIENALESGRLKRENADLKRQRPPVLEPLGRSPAVQQLRQRLERVAAHEAPVLITGEPGVGKQEAARWIHAHSRRVDGPFVNAVTRIDGDSWETLLVGERGLLAEAQSGVLFIDDVARLDRAGQTALLKVLESGRLDPDRPDSDPLDVRILVGTSHPLEKLVRDGRFDEALFYQLNVLPLDIPPLRERQEDVPDLVRFYAEYFPGRDGTPYRHIPVAAQNRLRQYHWPGNLRELRNLVQRLLVLGGAEEVSVAEVEEALAQSDTGETVGNQKMPALFNLPLRDAREEFERQYLTFKLQSVEGSVGRLAEVVEMERTHLYRKLKQLGIDPKQV, encoded by the coding sequence ATGTCCGCTGCCCGCATACTAATCGTTGATGATGAGCCCGATATCCGCGAGCTCATCAGTGACATCCTCGGTGACGAAGGTCACGAGGTGCTGACCGCTGCTGATGCCGCCGCTGCCCGGGAGATGCGTTCCCAGCATGCGCCTGATTTGGTGTTGCTGGATGTGTGGATGCCCGATACCGATGGCATCAGCCTGTTGCGGGAATGGCGCGATGCCGGCACCCTGGAATGCCCCGTGGTGATGATCTCGGGTCACGGCTCGGTCGAGACGGCGGTCGAGGCGACCCGCCTGGGCGCCTACGACTTCATCGAAAAGCCGGTGTCCATGGCCCGGCTGATGGTAACGATAGAGAATGCGCTGGAAAGCGGTCGACTCAAGCGCGAGAATGCCGACCTGAAGCGCCAGCGCCCACCGGTGCTTGAGCCGTTGGGGCGCTCGCCGGCCGTGCAGCAGCTGCGCCAGCGCCTGGAGCGTGTGGCCGCGCATGAGGCGCCGGTGCTCATCACTGGCGAGCCGGGTGTGGGCAAGCAGGAAGCGGCGCGCTGGATTCATGCCCACTCGCGCCGGGTGGATGGTCCGTTCGTCAATGCCGTCACCCGCATCGACGGCGACTCCTGGGAGACGCTGCTGGTCGGAGAGCGCGGCCTGCTGGCCGAGGCCCAGAGCGGTGTGCTGTTTATCGATGATGTGGCCCGGCTCGACCGTGCCGGCCAGACTGCCTTGCTCAAGGTGCTCGAAAGTGGTCGCCTCGATCCGGATCGGCCCGACAGCGACCCGCTGGATGTTCGCATCCTCGTCGGCACCAGCCATCCGCTCGAAAAACTGGTTCGCGACGGTCGCTTCGACGAGGCGCTGTTCTACCAGCTCAATGTGCTGCCGCTGGATATTCCGCCACTCCGTGAACGCCAGGAAGACGTGCCGGACCTGGTGCGCTTCTATGCCGAATATTTTCCCGGCCGCGACGGCACGCCCTATCGCCATATCCCGGTTGCCGCCCAGAATCGGTTGCGTCAGTACCACTGGCCGGGCAATCTCAGAGAGCTCAGAAACCTTGTTCAGCGCCTGCTGGTGCTGGGCGGGGCCGAAGAGGTCAGCGTGGCCGAAGTCGAGGAAGCGCTGGCCCAGTCCGATACCGGCGAGACGGTCGGCAATCAGAAGATGCCCGCGCTGTTTAACCTGCCGCTCAGGGATGCGCGCGAGGAGTTCGAGCGCCAGTATCTGACCTTCAAGCTGCAGTCCGTGGAAGGCAGCGTGGGCCGACTGGCCGAAGTCGTGGAGATGGAGCGCACCCATCTCTATCGCAAGCTCAAGCAGCTCGGCATCGATCCCAAGCAGGTCTGA
- a CDS encoding energy transducer TonB: MDSTEALEAYWEFSSPPGTESQMALLQAGGEDSLTVVVEMLVQEDGSVRARLAESSGNEEYDQAAVVATEEKRFAPAPGNEERRPVIAPFAWNHGH; the protein is encoded by the coding sequence GTGGATTCAACCGAAGCGCTGGAGGCCTATTGGGAGTTTTCCTCACCCCCTGGCACCGAGTCGCAAATGGCCCTGCTTCAGGCAGGTGGGGAAGACAGCCTGACCGTCGTGGTTGAAATGCTGGTGCAGGAGGATGGCAGTGTGCGGGCACGGCTGGCTGAATCGTCGGGCAACGAGGAATATGACCAGGCGGCGGTTGTAGCGACCGAGGAAAAGCGGTTTGCACCTGCTCCCGGAAACGAGGAGCGTCGACCGGTCATCGCGCCCTTCGCGTGGAATCACGGTCATTGA